In the Candidatus Electrothrix rattekaaiensis genome, one interval contains:
- a CDS encoding FkbM family methyltransferase produces the protein MPQYAGQASFSESWSDSLEPMKKTYVPALTFQELFNVFGIPYYVKIDVEGHELDVFRGMKTQVPLVSFEFHMDQKRVEEALKIMKQYRMLGDFTVNIIFEGDRSQYFKEAISYTAFEEKFESLCAQKNKRRKAYGQCFMQALPASPL, from the coding sequence ATTCCACAATACGCTGGTCAAGCAAGTTTTTCAGAATCTTGGTCGGATAGTTTAGAGCCGATGAAAAAAACTTATGTACCTGCCTTAACATTTCAGGAATTGTTTAATGTATTCGGTATACCATACTATGTGAAAATTGATGTTGAAGGACATGAACTTGATGTGTTTCGTGGTATGAAGACACAGGTGCCTCTTGTTTCCTTTGAATTTCATATGGACCAGAAGAGGGTGGAAGAAGCTTTGAAAATAATGAAGCAGTATAGAATGTTAGGTGATTTCACAGTAAATATTATTTTTGAGGGTGACAGAAGTCAATATTTCAAAGAAGCTATTTCATACACAGCTTTTGAAGAAAAATTTGAATCATTATGCGCTCAAAAAAATAAGCGAAGGAAAGCATATGGGCAATGCTTCATGCAGGCACTGCCAGCCAGCCCCCTGTGA
- a CDS encoding glycosyltransferase family 4 protein produces the protein MKITQISYTGFGGLGSVAFSLVAADKSQEHSWQVAFIGDQELDASYPARCEQYSVEYAAFRTKPGRPYSAWIALARWLGKKRPEVVICHSSTSILACRWYSWLHRAKLIAVEHTPNQVKTRNEWAASRMCMLLADKVVVLTEEYRNELQMAYGRLFRTKKVLVIPNGIDTAVFYPKATHETGKKTRIRLGMAARFFFSKRQDLLIAVMERLAELHTQFYFELVLAGDGSEFESVKKQAEASPVASQVSFEGLLSENDIAPWLRELDIYVHATEGETLSTSLLQAMATGLPIIASDIPGVKNLLGSPEQYGICVRNEVETFTQAVFRLVNEPDLASVLGRSARERVVITYSSTVMLKRYLDIICSV, from the coding sequence GTGAAGATCACACAAATCTCATACACCGGTTTCGGTGGACTAGGTAGCGTAGCTTTCTCGCTAGTTGCTGCTGATAAATCGCAAGAGCATAGCTGGCAGGTAGCTTTCATCGGTGACCAAGAGCTGGATGCTTCCTATCCGGCTCGCTGTGAACAGTATAGCGTTGAGTATGCCGCATTTAGAACAAAGCCCGGTAGGCCGTATAGTGCTTGGATTGCCTTGGCCCGATGGCTCGGCAAAAAACGTCCTGAAGTAGTGATCTGTCACTCCAGCACATCCATTTTAGCCTGTAGATGGTATAGTTGGTTGCATCGAGCAAAGTTAATAGCGGTTGAACATACACCAAACCAAGTGAAAACCCGAAATGAGTGGGCGGCAAGTCGAATGTGCATGTTGCTGGCGGACAAGGTGGTGGTGCTGACCGAAGAATATCGAAATGAACTGCAAATGGCATATGGCAGATTGTTTCGAACCAAAAAGGTACTGGTTATACCTAACGGGATAGATACAGCGGTTTTTTACCCGAAGGCGACTCATGAAACCGGAAAAAAGACTAGAATTCGGCTTGGCATGGCGGCACGTTTTTTCTTCAGCAAGCGGCAGGATTTGTTGATTGCTGTTATGGAGAGACTGGCCGAGCTACATACTCAATTTTATTTTGAATTGGTGCTGGCGGGTGACGGTAGCGAGTTCGAGAGTGTAAAAAAACAGGCAGAAGCCAGTCCGGTTGCTTCTCAAGTTTCTTTCGAAGGACTGCTGAGTGAAAATGATATTGCTCCTTGGTTACGAGAGCTGGATATTTATGTTCATGCGACAGAGGGTGAAACTTTAAGTACCTCACTGTTGCAAGCTATGGCAACTGGCCTGCCGATTATAGCTTCGGATATTCCCGGTGTGAAAAATCTATTAGGTTCACCCGAGCAATATGGAATTTGTGTGCGGAATGAAGTTGAAACTTTCACACAGGCTGTTTTTAGACTGGTGAATGAACCTGATTTGGCCTCTGTCCTCGGTCGAAGTGCAAGGGAACGCGTTGTTATAACCTACAGTAGTACGGTTATGCTAAAACGTTACCTTGATATTATCTGTAGCGTCTGA
- a CDS encoding acyltransferase, whose product MKKIAPLQDLRGIAVLLVVMLHAQAITGYAIFPYSFGAIGVEIFFIISGFIMASIHGHDKGVSEFFLFLKKRVARIFPLYWFILFFFMSAILYAGKGGDYHRNSGNIILNIFLLNDPSLSIHPYAWSLVYEMFYYYIFSVFVILFGLPVIIPALLLILLPVIFTSNSTDRDIIFLSHYNIYFGIGLFFGYYWEKIKFKIIHSFIPFFLFICMILYSFYGSNALCSLILCIFFFISYVMRGKSIKYINYIGTASYSIYLSHALVIPVAISCVQSNLAYYPLLVLLCLIFGVVTHEYIEKYLVLFAGDALGVRRTRK is encoded by the coding sequence ATGAAAAAAATAGCACCACTTCAGGATCTAAGAGGAATAGCAGTGTTATTAGTTGTGATGCTGCATGCACAGGCTATAACAGGATACGCTATTTTTCCCTATTCATTTGGTGCGATCGGGGTTGAAATCTTTTTTATAATTAGTGGCTTTATTATGGCCTCTATACATGGGCATGACAAAGGTGTTTCTGAATTTTTTCTTTTTTTGAAGAAAAGAGTAGCTCGAATATTTCCTCTATACTGGTTTATATTATTTTTTTTTATGTCAGCTATTCTATATGCGGGAAAAGGTGGCGACTATCACAGGAATAGTGGCAATATAATTTTAAACATATTTTTACTTAATGATCCAAGTTTATCTATCCACCCATATGCTTGGTCTTTAGTTTACGAGATGTTTTATTATTATATATTTTCAGTTTTTGTAATTTTATTTGGCCTCCCAGTAATCATTCCTGCATTATTACTAATTTTACTTCCAGTTATTTTTACTAGTAACTCTACTGACAGAGATATTATTTTTTTGTCTCATTACAATATATACTTTGGGATTGGTTTATTTTTTGGTTACTATTGGGAAAAAATTAAATTCAAGATCATACATAGTTTTATTCCGTTTTTCTTGTTTATATGCATGATACTATACTCATTTTACGGATCAAATGCGTTGTGTAGCCTCATTCTATGTATATTTTTTTTCATTTCATATGTAATGCGTGGTAAGTCTATAAAATATATAAATTATATAGGCACTGCAAGCTACTCTATATATTTATCGCATGCTCTGGTGATTCCGGTAGCAATATCCTGTGTACAAAGCAATCTTGCATATTATCCGCTCCTTGTGTTGCTTTGCTTGATATTCGGGGTAGTTACCCATGAGTATATTGAAAAATATCTCGTATTGTTTGCAGGAGATGCTTTAGGTGTTAGAAGGACTAGAAAGTGA